One genomic window of Cololabis saira isolate AMF1-May2022 unplaced genomic scaffold, fColSai1.1 scf062, whole genome shotgun sequence includes the following:
- the LOC133436708 gene encoding uncharacterized protein LOC133436708, which yields MPRKGKRSQAQAERWRKEKVDEPDPPQSSLYPVNNSAGFTLPAKRPWSEDEARADFCARHGSGRRHRVLHWSISPFTGRPNKLIMPPESPDKKLVLIVGDSHLRAIVDGFVQMPKTQDLSFGIMSTPGASASQLRTEVLNAVVPRTPEAVCLLAPSNDLTRNTIANAANDFAKLLQSIGNRWPKVFVVDFPPRLTCDPHYQDHLRQEYRRVAARMGVKYFFSATEHFPLSNLALWSYDGVHLSDRFGMAILAELLSSAATEQLRTPPPPPPPPVLRVSPRPSPPLRKVLPKAVVRESSPAPASPRPESTTPDPSRWTVVGQESKWRTAQPQEEECFFPLNPVFFSSTALRAMEKVSPSHLSCLADFKPSPKPKKVASSSQAKGKYRRCFRSPVNKKVGTSPSGLFWSSDEDEPLGLTSPAVTVSHPREPRRSTGSPQPGMVQPQDRL from the exons atgCCGAGAAAGGGAAAGAGGTCCCAGGCCCAGGCGGAGCGCTGGAGAAAGGAGAAGGTCGATGAGCCAGACCCCCCCCAGAGCTCCCTCTATCCAGTGAACAAC TCGGCTGGTTTCACACTCCCAGCCAAACGGCCCTGGTCAGAGGATGAAGCGCGTGCCGACTTTTGTGCAC GCCATGGCTCCGGGCGACGCCACAGAGTGCTCCATTGGTCAATTTCCCCCTTCACAGGGCGGCCAAACAAATTGATCATGCCGCCTGAGTCCCCGGACAAGAAG CTTGTTCTGATTGTCGGGGACTCCCATCTACGCGCCATTGTAGATGGTTTTGTCCAGATGCCAAAGACTCAAGACCTGTCCTTTGGCATCATGTCGACTCCGGGGGCCAGTGCGTCTCAGCTCCGTACCGAGGTCCTAAACGCCGTAGTTCCTCGTACTCCTGAGGCCGTATGTCTACTGGCTCCCAGCAACGACCTGACTCGCAACACCATTGCTAACGCTGCCAACGACTTTGCCAAACTCCTCCAATCCATTGGCAACCGCTGGCCTAAG GTTTTTGTTGTCGACTTTCCACCCCGCCTGACTTGTGACCCTCACTACCAGGATCACCTGCGTCAGGAATATCGACGTGTGGCTGCTCGTATGG gTGTGAAGTACTTCTTCTCCGCTACGGAGCATTTCCCCCTGAGCAATCTGGCGCTTTGGAGCTATGATGGT GTCCACCTGAGTGATCGTTTCGGGATGGCTATCCTCGCTGAGTTGCTCTCATCTGCTGCTACAGAGCAACTTaggacaccaccaccaccaccaccaccaccagtctTGCGAGTCTCTCCCAGGCCATCACCTCCACTTAGGAAGGTCCTTCCTAAAGCGGTTGTGAGGGAGAGTTCTCCTGCTCCAGCTTCCCCTCGTCCTGAATCAACTACCCCTGATCCGTCTCGGTGGACGGTAGTTGGTCAGGAAAGCAAG TGGAGGACAGCTCAACCACAG gAGGAGGAGTGCTTTTTCCCACTGAACCCCGTCTTCTTCAGCAGCACCGCCCTACGTGCTATGGAGAAAGTCTCTCCTTCTCACCTGTCTTGCCTGGCGGACTTCAAGCCTTCGCCTAAGCCCAAGAAG GTTGCGTCCTCGTCCCAAGCCAAGGGAAAGTATCGTCGCTGCTTCCGTTCTCCAGTGAACAAG AAGGTTGGAACATCCCCATCCGGATTGTTCTGGAGTTCGGACGAGGACGAGCCTTTAGGCCTAACCTCCCCTGCTGTGACG GTGAGCCACCCAAGGGAACCTCGCAGATCCACAGGTTCTCCTCAACCTGGGATGGTTCAACCGCAG gaCAGATTGTAA